Proteins from a genomic interval of Youhaiella tibetensis:
- a CDS encoding FtsW/RodA/SpoVE family cell cycle protein has translation MFSRARKTPLAEWWWTIDRELLAALILLMIAGIVLSFAASPPVAERLGLSPWHFIIRHALFCVPALGVLVGTSFLGHRQTRIYALVVLAISIALLWATLRFGTEVKGARRWMSFAGQSIQPSEFVKPAFAVIGAWLFSESMQLKHVPGRILATGIAAIIIGGLLLQPDVGQTALMLATWAALLFLSGISWWLIFGLMGAGVAGVFGAYMLFPHVSRRIDTFLNPEGGGNTYQVDKALSSLLEGGWFGRGPGESMAKKVIPDAHADYVFSAAAGEFGILFCLLLVCLIAFIVVRALMGAQRQQSLFARLAASTLAIQFGLQSAINLSVNLNLIPPKGMTLPFVSYGGTSMIAIAFGMGLMLALTREKPEERMATGLPAYRSALAPAE, from the coding sequence CTGTTTTCGCGTGCCAGGAAGACGCCACTCGCCGAATGGTGGTGGACGATCGATCGTGAGTTGCTGGCCGCCCTCATCCTCCTGATGATCGCGGGTATCGTGCTAAGCTTCGCGGCAAGCCCGCCGGTGGCCGAGCGGCTGGGGCTGAGCCCCTGGCACTTCATCATCCGCCACGCGCTGTTCTGCGTGCCGGCGCTGGGCGTGCTGGTGGGAACCTCGTTCCTCGGGCACCGGCAGACGCGCATCTATGCGCTGGTGGTGCTGGCGATCTCGATCGCCCTGCTCTGGGCGACACTTCGCTTCGGAACGGAGGTCAAGGGCGCGCGGCGCTGGATGTCGTTCGCCGGGCAATCGATCCAGCCGTCTGAATTCGTCAAGCCGGCCTTCGCGGTCATCGGCGCGTGGCTGTTTTCCGAAAGCATGCAGCTCAAGCACGTGCCGGGGCGCATTCTTGCGACGGGCATCGCCGCCATCATCATCGGCGGGCTGCTGCTGCAGCCGGACGTCGGCCAGACCGCACTGATGCTCGCCACCTGGGCGGCGCTGCTGTTCCTGTCGGGCATCTCGTGGTGGCTGATCTTCGGGCTGATGGGCGCGGGCGTGGCCGGGGTGTTCGGCGCCTATATGCTCTTTCCGCACGTGTCGCGGCGCATCGACACCTTCCTCAACCCGGAAGGGGGCGGCAATACCTACCAGGTCGACAAGGCGCTCAGCTCTCTGCTCGAAGGCGGATGGTTCGGGCGCGGCCCGGGCGAGTCCATGGCCAAGAAGGTCATTCCGGACGCCCATGCCGACTATGTGTTCTCGGCGGCGGCGGGCGAGTTCGGCATTCTGTTCTGCCTGCTGCTCGTGTGCCTGATCGCCTTCATCGTGGTGCGCGCCCTCATGGGGGCGCAGCGCCAGCAGAGCCTGTTCGCGCGGCTCGCCGCCTCGACCCTGGCCATCCAGTTCGGGCTGCAATCGGCCATCAACCTCTCGGTGAATTTGAATCTGATCCCGCCCAAGGGTATGACGCTGCCTTTCGTCTCCTATGGTGGCACCTCGATGATCGCGATCGCCTTCGGCATGGGGCTGATGCTGGCCCTGACCCGTGAGAAGCCCGAAGAACGCATGGCCACCGGCCTGCCGGCCTATCGCAGCGCATTGGCGCCCGCCGAATGA
- the mraY gene encoding phospho-N-acetylmuramoyl-pentapeptide-transferase has product MLYFLGQLGEHLTAFNVFRYITFRTAGAMVTALFFVFLFGPGMISALRIRQGRGQPIREDGPASHLVTKKGTPTMGGLMILSGAVIATLLWSNLANGYVWVVLFVTIGFGAIGLYDDYLKVKRMSHKGFGGRQRLLIEALIGVIACYAISVLGDPSISTSLMFPFVKGLAVNLGWGFVLFGAFVVVAAGNSVNLTDGLDGLAIVPVMIAAGCFGLIAYLVGNQNFADYLFINYVPGTGELSVVCGALIGAGLGFLWFNAPPAQIFMGDTGSLALGGALGSIAVATKHEIVLAIVGGLFVLETVSVIVQVASFRLTGKRVFKMAPIHHHFEHMGWTESQVVIRFWIISFVLALIGLSSLKLR; this is encoded by the coding sequence ATGCTGTATTTCCTGGGGCAGTTGGGTGAGCACCTCACCGCCTTCAACGTCTTCCGCTACATCACCTTCAGGACCGCCGGCGCCATGGTGACGGCGCTGTTCTTCGTGTTCCTGTTCGGCCCCGGCATGATTTCGGCACTGCGCATCCGCCAGGGCAGGGGCCAGCCGATCCGCGAGGATGGCCCGGCTTCCCATCTGGTGACCAAGAAGGGCACGCCCACCATGGGCGGGCTGATGATCCTTTCGGGCGCGGTTATCGCGACGCTCCTGTGGTCGAACCTGGCCAACGGCTATGTGTGGGTGGTGCTGTTCGTCACCATCGGGTTCGGCGCCATCGGGCTCTATGACGATTACCTCAAGGTCAAGCGCATGTCGCACAAGGGCTTTGGCGGACGCCAGCGCCTGCTGATCGAGGCGCTGATCGGGGTTATCGCGTGCTACGCGATCTCGGTGCTGGGCGATCCCTCCATCTCGACTTCGCTGATGTTCCCGTTCGTGAAGGGCCTGGCGGTCAACCTGGGCTGGGGCTTCGTGCTGTTCGGCGCATTCGTCGTGGTGGCGGCGGGCAACTCGGTGAACCTCACCGACGGCCTGGACGGCCTAGCCATCGTTCCGGTGATGATCGCGGCGGGCTGCTTCGGGCTCATCGCCTACCTCGTGGGTAACCAGAATTTCGCCGACTACCTTTTCATCAACTACGTGCCGGGCACGGGCGAGCTCTCGGTGGTGTGCGGCGCGCTGATCGGGGCGGGGCTGGGCTTCCTCTGGTTCAACGCGCCCCCGGCCCAGATCTTCATGGGCGACACCGGCTCGCTGGCCCTGGGCGGCGCCCTCGGCTCGATCGCGGTGGCGACCAAACACGAGATCGTGCTGGCGATCGTGGGCGGGCTCTTCGTGCTCGAAACAGTCTCGGTGATCGTGCAGGTGGCCTCGTTCCGCCTCACGGGAAAGCGCGTCTTCAAGATGGCGCCAATCCACCATCACTTCGAGCACATGGGCTGGACCGAAAGCCAGGTGGTGATCCGCTTCTGGATCATCTCGTTCGTCCTGGCCCTGATCGGCCTGAGCTCGCTCAAGCTGCGCTAG
- a CDS encoding UDP-N-acetylmuramoyl-tripeptide--D-alanyl-D-alanine ligase, producing MASLFTVGEILAATEGRAEGLTADGVSSISIDSREIGPDALFVAIKGDRFDGHDFVGTALANGARAALVSADKAGALEGALVVVPDALEGLRNLARAARARSNARIVAVTGSAGKTTTKEAIRTVLGAAAPTHFSIKSFNNHWGVPLMLARMPREAQFGVFELGMNHAGEISPLTRLVRPHVAVVTTVAAAHLEFFDSIEGIARAKAEIFEGLEPGGVAVINADHDHAGLLVEMARASGAGKVVTYGFAEGADWRIERAEAADGHMHAVVRHGGATIPLSIKAQGRHMVANAVAALVVAEEFGVNRDAAVSALAQFGAPEGRGETSRLGPPAKPLLLIDESYNANSASMAAAMDVFAGQSAAPGGRKVLVLGDMLELGEKGPALHAALKDAVLASGADAVYLVGSSMAALADALGPQAVTDHKFTTDEIAQSVLAGLAYGDAVMVKGSNGVRLSGLVKQIRERFA from the coding sequence ATGGCAAGTCTGTTCACGGTTGGCGAAATCCTGGCCGCCACCGAGGGGCGCGCAGAGGGGCTGACCGCGGACGGCGTTTCCTCCATTTCCATCGATTCGCGTGAGATCGGCCCGGATGCGCTGTTCGTGGCGATCAAGGGCGACCGGTTCGACGGGCACGATTTCGTGGGCACCGCGCTGGCCAACGGAGCCAGGGCTGCGCTGGTGAGCGCGGACAAGGCCGGAGCGCTCGAGGGCGCGCTGGTCGTGGTGCCCGATGCGCTGGAGGGCCTGCGCAACCTCGCCCGGGCAGCGCGGGCGCGCAGCAACGCGCGCATCGTGGCGGTGACGGGCAGTGCCGGCAAGACCACGACCAAGGAAGCCATTCGCACCGTCCTGGGCGCCGCGGCGCCGACGCATTTTTCCATCAAGAGCTTCAATAACCATTGGGGCGTGCCGCTGATGCTGGCGCGCATGCCGCGAGAGGCGCAGTTCGGCGTCTTCGAGCTGGGCATGAACCATGCCGGGGAGATTTCCCCCCTGACGCGGCTGGTGCGCCCGCATGTGGCGGTGGTGACGACGGTTGCCGCGGCGCACCTGGAATTCTTCGACTCCATCGAAGGCATCGCGCGTGCCAAGGCCGAGATCTTCGAAGGGCTCGAGCCGGGCGGGGTAGCGGTGATCAATGCCGACCACGACCATGCGGGCCTGCTGGTCGAAATGGCCAGGGCATCGGGCGCGGGGAAGGTGGTGACCTATGGCTTTGCCGAGGGCGCAGACTGGCGCATCGAGCGGGCCGAGGCCGCCGACGGGCACATGCATGCCGTGGTGCGCCATGGGGGCGCCACGATCCCGCTTTCGATCAAGGCGCAGGGGCGGCATATGGTGGCCAATGCCGTGGCGGCGCTGGTCGTGGCGGAGGAATTCGGCGTCAATCGCGATGCGGCGGTTTCGGCGCTCGCCCAGTTCGGGGCACCCGAGGGCAGGGGCGAGACAAGCCGGCTCGGACCGCCGGCCAAGCCGCTGCTGCTGATCGATGAAAGCTACAACGCCAACAGCGCCTCGATGGCCGCGGCAATGGATGTTTTCGCCGGCCAGTCGGCCGCGCCGGGCGGGCGCAAGGTGCTGGTTCTGGGCGATATGCTCGAGCTGGGCGAAAAGGGCCCTGCGCTTCATGCCGCACTCAAGGATGCGGTGCTTGCGAGCGGGGCCGATGCCGTATATCTGGTCGGCTCCAGCATGGCGGCACTCGCCGATGCCCTGGGTCCGCAGGCGGTTACGGACCACAAATTCACCACCGATGAGATAGCGCAGAGCGTTCTCGCCGGCCTTGCCTATGGCGACGCAGTTATGGTCAAAGGATCGAACGGCGTGCGGCTTTCCGGGCTGGTCAAGCAGATTCGCGAACGCTTCGCGTAA
- a CDS encoding UDP-N-acetylmuramoyl-L-alanyl-D-glutamate--2,6-diaminopimelate ligase, producing MLLELLKDAVAVVPEGLPGIIKGVNADSRAIQKGEVFFALPGQTVHGDKFVEQAAKRGAVAMVTDREPPADPGIPVLVVDDVRAAYARAAARTLAPQPEVAVAVTGTNGKTSVASFVRQIWAANGFAAASVGTLGIETASGLEAGQLTTPDALSLHRSLAALKSKGVDHVALEASSQGLDQRRVDGIRFQAVGFTNLTDDHLEYHHGMEGYREAKLRLFKELLIEGGSSVINTDDPEHMPFLFASLDRGATLLTVGTEGAFFEISKIQNKGFGQLVTGRLVGEPVEFLLPLTGAFQVSNVAVALGMAMATGAVKEKSIPALNKLKGAKGRLELVAEHNGGAVFVDYAHTPDALKNALESLRPYAKGKLIVVFGAGGDRDKAKRPQMGAIAKDLADRVIVTDDNPRTENAASIRAQILEAVGNAEEIGDRAEAIRAAVATIKPNDVVLIAGKGHEDYQIIGTLKHHFSDHQVVLSALKGL from the coding sequence ATGCTCTTAGAATTGCTCAAAGATGCCGTCGCGGTCGTGCCAGAAGGCTTGCCGGGCATAATCAAGGGCGTCAACGCCGATAGCCGCGCCATCCAGAAGGGCGAGGTGTTCTTCGCGCTGCCGGGGCAGACCGTACACGGGGACAAGTTCGTCGAGCAGGCCGCAAAGCGCGGCGCAGTGGCCATGGTGACCGACCGCGAGCCTCCCGCCGATCCGGGTATTCCAGTGCTGGTGGTCGACGACGTGCGCGCCGCCTATGCGCGCGCGGCCGCGCGGACGCTGGCGCCGCAGCCCGAAGTTGCGGTGGCGGTGACGGGCACGAATGGCAAGACCTCCGTGGCCTCGTTCGTACGCCAGATCTGGGCGGCGAACGGCTTTGCCGCCGCGAGCGTCGGGACACTGGGCATCGAAACCGCCAGCGGGCTGGAGGCGGGGCAGTTGACGACGCCGGATGCGCTGAGCCTCCATCGCAGCCTCGCCGCGCTCAAGAGCAAGGGCGTCGACCATGTCGCGCTCGAGGCGTCGAGCCAGGGCCTCGACCAGCGGCGCGTCGACGGCATCCGTTTCCAGGCGGTCGGGTTCACGAACCTGACCGACGACCACCTCGAATACCACCATGGCATGGAAGGCTACCGCGAGGCCAAGCTGCGCCTGTTCAAGGAGCTGCTGATCGAGGGCGGCTCGTCCGTCATCAACACCGATGATCCCGAACACATGCCGTTCCTCTTCGCCTCGCTCGATCGCGGCGCGACGCTGCTGACGGTGGGCACGGAAGGGGCGTTCTTCGAGATCAGCAAGATCCAGAACAAGGGTTTCGGCCAACTGGTCACGGGGCGCCTGGTGGGCGAACCGGTGGAATTCCTGCTGCCGCTGACCGGCGCCTTCCAGGTGAGCAACGTGGCGGTGGCGCTGGGCATGGCGATGGCGACTGGCGCGGTCAAGGAAAAGAGCATCCCCGCGCTCAACAAGCTCAAGGGCGCCAAGGGGCGCCTGGAGCTGGTGGCCGAGCACAATGGCGGGGCGGTGTTCGTGGACTATGCCCATACCCCCGACGCCCTCAAGAACGCGCTGGAATCGCTGCGGCCCTATGCCAAGGGCAAGCTGATCGTCGTGTTCGGCGCTGGTGGGGATCGCGACAAGGCGAAGCGCCCGCAGATGGGCGCGATTGCCAAGGACCTGGCCGACCGCGTGATCGTGACGGACGACAACCCGCGCACCGAAAATGCGGCCTCCATCCGCGCGCAGATCCTGGAAGCGGTGGGCAATGCCGAGGAGATCGGGGATCGCGCCGAGGCCATTCGCGCCGCCGTCGCCACGATTAAGCCCAACGATGTGGTATTGATCGCGGGCAAGGGGCACGAGGACTACCAGATCATCGGTACGCTCAAGCACCACTTCTCCGACCATCAGGTCGTGCTCTCGGCACTCAAGGGATTGTAA
- a CDS encoding peptidoglycan D,D-transpeptidase FtsI family protein has product MAIISADANETIALIGARKARSNLTKARIRWVIAVLVAVFLVVCGRLVQLGYVDTDTTIEGQTRDLISATRPPILDRNGMEMAVDIRVPSLFAEPRRIIDVDEAVEKIRTVLPDLDRNWLRNRLEGDKGFVWIKRELTPAIEEKIMRLGIPGLDFLTESKRFYPGGSEASHILGAVNIDNQGIAGIERSMDKEDVALLQSIGLARGQALAPVNLSIDLRVQHAMHDQLADALVRYQAVAAAGAIMDIHTGEVIAMVSLPDFDPNDPSTALVEGRMNRITSGKFELGSTFKTIAFAAALDSGSVRIGDSFDARFGVRFGRFTIDDFHGKHRILSVPEIYKYSSNIGTIKMMQAMGKDNYRAFLTRLGFDDPLVTELPERTTTNVPKTFSEIVAATASFGHGLSITPMHMLAAYAALANGGNYITPTFYRRTPEEAQALYRRVVSPQTSAEIRSLMRLNALEGSGTRMNKLSDGYRVGGKTGTAEKVVNGRYVTNGLNLNVFASVFPLDAPEYAMIVLVDEPKRENAQSGDTAGWNAGEATGRIVARIAPMLGIAPNFDNSIDDRLVPNSMR; this is encoded by the coding sequence ATGGCCATCATTTCCGCCGACGCCAACGAAACCATTGCCCTGATCGGGGCACGCAAGGCGCGCAGCAACCTGACCAAGGCGCGCATCCGCTGGGTCATCGCGGTGCTGGTCGCCGTGTTCCTGGTCGTGTGCGGGCGACTGGTGCAACTGGGATATGTCGATACCGACACCACCATCGAAGGGCAGACCCGCGACCTCATCTCGGCTACCCGTCCGCCGATCCTCGACCGGAACGGGATGGAGATGGCCGTCGATATCCGCGTACCCTCGCTCTTTGCCGAACCGCGCCGGATCATCGACGTGGACGAGGCGGTCGAAAAGATCCGCACGGTGCTGCCGGATCTCGACCGCAACTGGCTGCGCAACCGGCTCGAAGGCGACAAGGGCTTCGTGTGGATCAAGCGCGAGCTTACCCCGGCCATCGAGGAAAAGATCATGCGCCTGGGCATTCCGGGCCTCGATTTCCTCACCGAGAGCAAGCGCTTCTATCCGGGCGGCAGCGAAGCTTCCCATATCCTGGGCGCGGTCAACATCGACAACCAGGGCATCGCCGGCATCGAGCGCTCCATGGACAAGGAGGACGTGGCGCTGCTCCAGTCCATCGGGCTTGCCCGCGGGCAGGCGCTGGCGCCGGTGAACCTTTCGATCGACCTGCGCGTACAGCACGCCATGCACGATCAGCTTGCCGATGCGCTGGTCCGCTACCAGGCGGTGGCGGCGGCGGGCGCCATCATGGACATCCATACCGGCGAGGTCATCGCCATGGTGTCGCTGCCCGATTTCGACCCGAACGATCCGAGCACGGCGCTGGTCGAGGGGCGCATGAACCGCATCACCTCGGGCAAGTTCGAGCTGGGTTCGACCTTCAAGACCATCGCGTTCGCGGCCGCACTCGACAGCGGGTCGGTGCGGATCGGGGACAGCTTCGATGCGCGGTTCGGCGTGCGCTTCGGACGGTTCACGATCGACGACTTCCACGGCAAGCACCGGATCCTGTCGGTGCCCGAGATCTACAAGTACTCGTCCAACATCGGCACGATCAAGATGATGCAGGCGATGGGCAAGGACAACTACCGGGCCTTCCTGACGCGTCTGGGATTCGATGATCCGCTGGTGACCGAGCTGCCCGAGCGTACGACCACGAACGTGCCCAAGACCTTCTCGGAGATCGTGGCGGCCACGGCCTCGTTCGGCCACGGCCTCTCGATCACGCCCATGCATATGCTGGCCGCCTATGCGGCGCTGGCCAATGGCGGCAACTACATCACCCCGACCTTCTATCGGCGCACGCCCGAGGAGGCGCAGGCGCTCTACCGGCGCGTGGTTTCGCCCCAGACCAGCGCAGAAATCCGCTCGCTGATGCGGCTCAACGCGCTCGAGGGCTCGGGCACGCGCATGAACAAGCTTTCGGACGGGTATCGGGTCGGCGGCAAGACCGGCACGGCCGAAAAAGTCGTCAACGGGCGCTATGTGACCAACGGTCTCAACCTCAACGTCTTCGCCTCGGTGTTCCCGCTCGATGCGCCCGAGTATGCGATGATCGTGCTGGTGGACGAGCCCAAGCGTGAAAATGCCCAGTCGGGCGACACCGCCGGCTGGAACGCCGGCGAGGCGACCGGCCGTATCGTGGCGCGAATTGCGCCCATGCTCGGAATTGCGCCGAACTTCGATAATTCTATTGACGACCGGCTCGTTCCCAACTCAATGCGCTAG
- the rsmH gene encoding 16S rRNA (cytosine(1402)-N(4))-methyltransferase RsmH, translating to MGQRIAPDNQEPHVPVLLAEVLSALQPLKGARIVDGTFGAGGYSRALLEAGAQVIAIDRDPNVAPHVERLRSQFPDSFEFVPGTFSRLDEAVGGRPVEGVVLDIGVSSMQLDEAERGFSFMREGPLDMRMAQSGESAADLVNTLDETELANLLYAYGEERKSRRIAHFIVAARANEPITTTTQLARLIEKAIGRKPGDAHPATRSFQALRIAVNAEFDQLVEGLFAAERLLPEGGRLAVVTFHSLEDRIVKRFFDPEKGGPAQSRHMPMTAAPERRWIKVAKAVKPGEDELARNPRARSSVLRSAIRSEAPARAVSFDGLAVPTVRGAA from the coding sequence ATGGGCCAGCGTATCGCGCCCGACAATCAGGAGCCGCATGTGCCGGTCTTGCTGGCGGAGGTGCTTTCGGCACTCCAGCCGCTCAAGGGCGCGCGCATCGTGGACGGCACCTTCGGCGCCGGTGGGTATTCGCGCGCGCTGCTCGAAGCGGGGGCGCAGGTCATCGCCATCGATCGCGACCCCAACGTGGCCCCGCATGTGGAGCGGCTGCGCAGCCAGTTTCCCGACAGTTTCGAATTCGTCCCGGGGACGTTTTCGCGCCTCGACGAGGCGGTCGGCGGCCGGCCGGTCGAGGGCGTCGTCCTCGATATCGGGGTATCCTCGATGCAGCTCGACGAGGCCGAGCGCGGCTTTTCGTTCATGCGCGAAGGTCCGCTCGACATGCGCATGGCGCAATCGGGCGAGAGCGCGGCGGACCTGGTCAATACGCTCGACGAAACCGAGCTCGCGAACCTCCTCTATGCCTATGGCGAAGAGCGCAAGTCGCGGCGGATCGCCCATTTCATCGTGGCGGCCCGCGCCAACGAGCCCATCACCACCACCACCCAGCTTGCGCGGCTGATCGAGAAGGCCATCGGGCGCAAGCCCGGCGACGCGCATCCGGCCACCCGCAGCTTCCAGGCACTGCGGATCGCGGTCAACGCCGAGTTCGACCAGCTCGTGGAAGGACTTTTCGCTGCCGAACGCCTGCTCCCCGAAGGGGGACGGCTGGCGGTGGTGACGTTCCATTCGCTCGAGGACCGGATCGTCAAGCGCTTCTTCGATCCTGAAAAGGGCGGCCCGGCGCAATCGCGGCACATGCCGATGACAGCGGCGCCCGAGCGGCGCTGGATCAAGGTTGCCAAGGCGGTCAAGCCCGGCGAGGACGAACTGGCGCGCAACCCGCGGGCGCGCTCGTCGGTGCTGCGTTCGGCCATCCGCTCGGAAGCGCCGGCGCGCGCGGTGAGCTTCGACGGACTGGCTGTGCCGACCGTGAGGGGAGCGGCATGA
- a CDS encoding BrnT family toxin: protein MSDRDEKLGLSGLAFVMTNVYTAPTDVELDWDEGNLDKCQKHGVSTAEIEGLLTSGLLMRLPDPFPDEPRMRGIGKAPSGRYVFIVYTIRESGTGLRLRPISARYMHDKEIRHYEQQQAARPDVQD from the coding sequence GTGAGCGACCGAGATGAGAAACTCGGCCTCTCAGGCTTGGCATTTGTCATGACAAACGTATATACTGCACCAACAGACGTCGAACTTGATTGGGACGAAGGCAACCTGGACAAGTGCCAGAAGCACGGCGTGTCCACTGCGGAAATCGAAGGCTTGCTGACGTCGGGCCTCTTGATGCGGCTTCCCGATCCGTTTCCGGACGAACCGCGCATGCGCGGCATCGGCAAGGCGCCTTCGGGCCGCTACGTGTTCATCGTCTATACGATCCGGGAGAGCGGCACCGGTCTGCGCCTGCGACCGATCAGCGCGCGCTACATGCATGACAAGGAGATCCGGCACTATGAGCAACAGCAAGCCGCCCGTCCCGACGTTCAGGACTGA
- a CDS encoding CopG family antitoxin, which yields MSNSKPPVPTFRTDKEAEDFVENADLTQFDLSGGEPVRYEFKAKDANISMRVPQQLLEAVKARARQEHMPYQRYIRQVLEKAVAPRKNAS from the coding sequence ATGAGCAACAGCAAGCCGCCCGTCCCGACGTTCAGGACTGACAAGGAAGCCGAGGATTTCGTCGAAAACGCCGACCTCACCCAGTTCGACCTGAGCGGAGGCGAGCCGGTTCGATACGAGTTCAAGGCCAAGGACGCAAACATCAGCATGCGCGTTCCGCAACAGCTGCTTGAGGCCGTAAAGGCCCGCGCCCGGCAGGAGCATATGCCGTACCAGCGCTACATCCGCCAGGTTCTCGAGAAGGCCGTCGCGCCAAGGAAGAATGCCAGTTGA
- a CDS encoding J domain-containing protein yields MVVSIWQRISTAVGSFSQRTGVAGTLANALDPDNWLPGGRDAAFTLALIALSAKMAVSDGVVTASEIRAFYKTVEVPAGQEHQVEKLFDMAKQDVAGYEAYARKIGRFFRDQPETLEHVLDGLFVIASADGLIHEAELDYLKSVSDLFGFDDARFEQLAAQHVLLFDEGTDPYMVLGLAQGASKEEVRKVYRQLVAEHHPDRLIAKGVPEEMIGVATKRMAAINQAYAQITKQAA; encoded by the coding sequence ATGGTCGTGTCAATCTGGCAGCGCATATCAACGGCGGTCGGTTCTTTCTCGCAGCGCACGGGCGTTGCGGGAACGCTTGCCAACGCGCTCGATCCCGATAACTGGCTGCCCGGCGGGCGCGACGCCGCGTTCACGCTCGCGCTCATCGCGCTCTCCGCCAAGATGGCGGTTTCGGACGGGGTGGTGACGGCGTCAGAGATTCGCGCCTTCTACAAGACCGTCGAGGTGCCGGCCGGCCAGGAGCATCAGGTCGAAAAGCTCTTCGACATGGCCAAGCAGGACGTGGCCGGCTACGAAGCCTATGCCCGCAAGATCGGGCGGTTCTTCCGCGACCAGCCCGAGACGCTCGAGCATGTGCTGGATGGCCTTTTCGTCATCGCCTCGGCCGACGGGCTCATCCATGAGGCCGAGCTGGATTACCTCAAGTCCGTGAGCGATCTTTTCGGGTTCGACGATGCGCGCTTCGAGCAACTCGCGGCCCAGCATGTGCTGCTGTTCGACGAGGGCACGGACCCCTATATGGTGCTGGGCCTGGCCCAGGGCGCCAGCAAGGAAGAGGTGCGCAAGGTCTACCGGCAGCTGGTGGCCGAGCATCACCCGGACCGGCTGATCGCCAAGGGCGTGCCCGAGGAAATGATCGGGGTGGCCACCAAGCGCATGGCCGCAATCAACCAGGCTTACGCACAGATCACCAAGCAGGCTGCTTGA
- a CDS encoding O-acetylhomoserine aminocarboxypropyltransferase/cysteine synthase family protein has product MKLETLALHHGYTPDPTTHSAAVPIYQTTSYTFDDTQHGADLFDLKVAGNIYTRIMNPTTAVLEQRVAEMEGGIGGLAVASGMAAITYSIQAIAGVGDNIVSISQLYGGTYNLFMHTFPRQGLEVRMAAADDFEGIEKLIDGRTKAVFCESIGNPAGNVVDIARLAEIAHKHGVPLIVDNTVATPYLCRPFDFGADIVVHALTKYIGGHGNSIGGIIIDSGKFDWVKNKERFPLLNEPDPSYHGVVYTEALGPAAYIGRCRVVPLRNTGAALSPHSSFLFLMGLETLGLRMERHCENALAVAKHLEAHPKVKWVNYAALPSSKYNATARKITKGHASGIISFGIEGGREAGGRFIDGLQMILRLVNIGDAKSLACHPATTTHRQLNPEELARAGVSEDLVRISVGIEHIDDIIADIDQALAKA; this is encoded by the coding sequence TTGAAACTCGAAACCCTCGCGCTCCATCACGGCTATACGCCTGATCCGACAACGCATTCGGCCGCCGTGCCGATCTACCAGACGACGTCCTACACGTTCGATGACACCCAGCACGGCGCCGACCTCTTCGACCTCAAGGTCGCAGGCAACATCTATACCCGCATCATGAACCCGACCACTGCGGTGCTCGAGCAGCGCGTCGCCGAAATGGAAGGCGGCATCGGCGGACTGGCGGTCGCCTCGGGCATGGCCGCCATCACCTATTCCATCCAGGCCATTGCCGGGGTGGGCGACAACATCGTCTCGATCAGCCAGCTCTATGGCGGCACGTATAACCTGTTCATGCACACGTTCCCGCGCCAGGGGCTCGAGGTGCGCATGGCGGCGGCCGACGATTTCGAGGGCATCGAAAAGCTCATCGACGGACGCACAAAGGCGGTGTTCTGCGAATCCATCGGCAACCCGGCGGGTAACGTGGTCGATATCGCGCGTCTCGCCGAGATCGCCCACAAGCACGGCGTGCCGCTGATCGTGGACAACACGGTGGCCACGCCCTATCTCTGCCGGCCGTTCGATTTCGGCGCCGACATCGTCGTGCACGCGCTCACCAAGTATATCGGCGGGCACGGCAATTCGATCGGCGGCATCATCATCGATTCCGGCAAGTTCGACTGGGTGAAGAACAAAGAGCGCTTCCCGCTCCTCAACGAACCCGACCCCTCCTATCACGGCGTCGTCTATACCGAGGCGCTCGGGCCGGCCGCCTATATCGGCCGCTGCCGCGTGGTGCCGCTGCGCAATACCGGCGCGGCGCTCTCCCCGCACAGTTCGTTCCTGTTCCTGATGGGGCTGGAAACGCTCGGCCTGCGCATGGAGCGCCATTGCGAGAATGCGCTGGCGGTCGCCAAGCACCTCGAGGCGCATCCCAAGGTCAAGTGGGTCAACTACGCGGCGCTGCCCTCCAGCAAGTACAACGCCACGGCCAGGAAGATCACCAAGGGCCATGCGTCCGGCATCATCAGCTTCGGCATCGAGGGCGGGCGCGAGGCGGGCGGGCGCTTCATCGACGGGCTGCAGATGATCCTGCGGCTGGTCAATATCGGGGACGCCAAGTCGCTGGCCTGCCATCCGGCCACGACCACGCACCGCCAGCTCAATCCGGAAGAACTGGCCCGTGCCGGCGTCTCGGAAGACCTGGTGCGCATCTCGGTAGGCATCGAGCATATCGACGACATCATCGCCGATATCGACCAGGCACTGGCGAAGGCCTGA